Below is a window of Mucilaginibacter sp. PAMC 26640 DNA.
CGATCTATTGGTAATACAATGCCTGCAATGTCCTCTTTTAAGGGAAGCAATCTTAAGTCCAATAAAATAAGATCCCAATCTTTTCCGATTTCTTCACGAATACTTTTAAAAAATTCAGTTTCAGATAACCCATCTCCGGTGATTGACGTAACAGTTCCACCTTTAAATATTACAGATAGAGCGCTTGTCCATCCTTTAAAACCTTCATCATCGATGTAAAGTATCTTTTTGCGAATAGCATCTATAGTATTTGGCCCGACAGGTTGACCTGGACTCCCCACAACAGCAGAACCAGTAGCCGCTTGCCTAGCCAATGCCGAGGCTATGGCATTGTTTTTAGCACGAAGGTATTTAAAATACAGCGTTTTCGACTTTAAATAAGCAGGTGCGGTTGCGCTCAAACTTGCCAATTTTGCAACACGGTCTAATTGATAAACGCCCCATTCATTAGCAAGGGAATGAGGACCCATAGTTTCAGGCTTATTTATAATCAGGCTATTAAGAACGTTTAGATAATTTTCATTTCTTAATGGTTGTATGGCATCAAGATTTGCCCTTATTTCATTGATATCTTCAGGACAAAGCATGCAGCCTTCCGTAACTGCTATTAATGGATATTTTTCGTTGCGAGATAGTAAAAGAGTTTCCAAGGACTTGTCGGAGATAAAAATTATCGGAACCAAATAATCATCATTTATTTCATTTGAAAACCTGATATGTAAACCGAGTTTAAATCCAATTTGATTATTGGGAGTCACGCCCAATGACACAGGGATAAGAATTTTATCGATTTTATTTTTTTGGAATTTGGGTATAATAAAACCATCCGTCTCAGGCTCATCGACGAGTTCATGAAAATCAAGTGATTTCACCTTTAATTCATCAACTATTTTTTTGGTGAAAGTATTCGCCTGATCATTAACTATATATATTTCGCCCATGTCGAAGGATTGATTGTATGATTTTTTCTAAATAGTTTAATAATACTCCAGGTGCACTACTGTGAGCCGCCGCTTCAAACTTAGCCATAACAGCCATTTCAGACTTTGCAAGCGTGGCAAATTGAGCTGTAAGTTCTTTTATTTTGGGCAGTTTATCCTTAAAACTATATGAATTGATTAATGAGGAGATCTGAGCGGATATCAAAGATAAATCCTGAGCAATAAAACTTTTACCATAAGTCAAAATCTTAAATTCTGCATTCCCAGTTTCTTTAAAATGATAGAGAAAATCTTTCAGATTTGAATAAAATAAGCGTTTATTGATTCGACTTATATTCACAGCCTCGCTTTTGTTATAATCTAAATCTAATATGCTATTTGTAAAAATCACAACCGGTATAGTTTTCTCACCAGCTAAGGTCAAGATCGATTCATAGATATTAGTCTGCGCTGAAATAGCTTCGCCGGAGGCGTTAAAATCTGGAAAAGAATTATGGATTAAAATACACGTAGAATCTTTAAGATAAGTTATATCAGTCCCCACTATTATTTTAGAAACAATTTTAAAAAAAGACAGTAAATCAGTATCCGTTAGGAAATCGCAACCATATTCTTTTTGTTGTTCCCGCCGATTATCATCAATTAAGTAGATCATTAATAAAAATATAAGGAATGTGTAAAGCCAAGGATTTCGTCTGAAGCAATAGGTTCTCGCTCAATATATGGATCACTATCATTTAACATATTTAACTTATAATTTCCGTCTGCGAAAGATGCTGTAATTGACCAATTACAAAGCCCTTGAAAGGCTCTTTTTGCTTCGATAAAGTTACCACTTAATAAATCGTTGATTTTGGCTTCTTTAAAACAGCTCGAATTTACATGGGTTATCTCAACGACTTTAATTAAGCGGCCATTGATTTCCGTTCTTTTAAAACTTATAATAATTTCATTTGATAGGGACAGTCTCTCGATAATACCATCAAATAAATGCCTAATCCCCCCCATTATGATGTCAACATCAGTGTAGAATTCAGCAGTTTCAAGATATTTAAACGAGATGTTGAACTCTGATTTATAATCTTGAAATTTCTCCTTAATACTATTTTCGATCAGCTCTTTAAATTTCGGGGCCCGAATCTGGATACTGTCTTTGAAAGGCGTTATTAATTCATCGCGGAATATTTTGAAACGTATAGGGTGTACACCAGGGTTTTCGTTGATCCAATTTTTAAGCTTTGTTGACTTCCACCCTAAATTATAAGTACTTTTCTCTCCGTTTACCCATCGCCACCAGCTCGGACGCTCGGTAAATGCAAATTGTTTGATCCTTGCATACAGCGCGCGCGTAATGGCATATTTAGTAAACCCAGTACTGAATTCGGTATTCGCAGTATCCATGATCTTTTCGTAACTAAACTTCGCCCCTGGGGTATCAAAATCGTGTGTTAAATATTTTAGCCCTGCGCTATCCTGAAATAATCTTAAAAAATTGGCGACATCTTTTGGCTTGTGTGTATTAAAATACTCATCTCTGAATTCTATAGTTCGGCTATCAGGATTTGTCAGCCTAAGCCACCTTTTTTTAAGGTTCTTATAAACGTTGTCATCAGCACCCTTAACCATTTTTAAAAAATCAATTCGGCCTTTTAAAAGGTCAAACAGACTTTTGGGCTCTCCGAAAAAAAGTTCGGTATCAACATCTTTATTATAAAGCTGTTCCGCTTTCTGGTATCCATATTTTTCCCAGTAATGCAAATACATCCGCAACGAACGGATATAATCTCTGTTCACGTTGGTTCTTTCGTTTACTACCAAGCCCGTTACCACCTGCCTTGAGTGCTTTTTCTGCAGTCTCGTTTTATTGCCATTTAATGCAAAACCCTGGGATATAACAATACTTTCCAACATGTGCCGGAACTTCGATCCTTCCTGGTAAAGATTTCTGTTGGACGAGAAAGTAATATCATCCGCATATCGGGTATAATTTATTTTGAACTTGTCAGCTAACTCTGCTAATTGATGGTCCATAGCATAACAAACGATATTGGAAATGATAGGTGATGTTGGCGCACCCTGTGGCAGTACTTTTAAAGTTCCTATTGAGGTATCATTTTCTTTGTCTTGGCCAAGTTTAATAGGAATGCATGTTAAATACACCAAATGATTGATCAATTCCCTCTTTTCGCCACTCAAATTAAAGGGGCTTTCTTTAAAAGCGCTCTTTATTCTCTCTGCATCAATCGTTGTAAAAAAATCAATTAGATCGATGTTGAAGACATAATTGTAATTAACATGAACTGCTGCATTATCGCGGATTGATTGAGATTTACTAAATCCAAATGAATTTGGATGTGGAACAAAAACGGTATTTAAAACTAAATTAAACAGTCTTTGAATAAACTTTAAAATATCGTTAGGCGAATGTATAATCCTGTCTTTGCCCGAAGCTTTCCTAATTGTAAAATAAGTGTATCTCCGGGGGAATCTTAAACGGATAAACTGCGTTATCCAGGCTTTGAATATTTCTTTTTCCTCGTCCTTAACATTTAATATATCAAGGAGATCAACTAACAGTAGGTAAAAGTCCTTAGATGAATTTAATCCATGAAATCGCTCATTAATTCCTTCGACTTGTTCGGGCTTTAAATCGTTAAAAGGATTATTCAAGTTGATTAAGTATAAAAGAGCCTACTAAATTCTTTATGTATAAGTAATATGTATTCAATGATATAACTAATAGTATAGACAACCATTTTCCCCAGGATAAACCTGGTTGATATGCCGATCAATGGTTACTACACAGCAACCCAGCATACGGATTCAATTTTAGTAGGCTCTATTTTTATCAAATATAAGATTAACAAATTCTCGTTTAAAATTTAATATACATATTAATTTGAAGATATAAACTTAATATTCTTTACCCGCCACAAACTCTACTTGCCATTTTTCTCTATCTAAGCCTTTTAGATATAATTCATATCTCTTTTTATGTACGGCATAACACAATAAGTTTGTAGATCTCGACAAGCCTACATAAGCCATTTTTGCACATTGGCTGACTTTAGCAATCTTAGCATATACAGAATTCAAATCGGTCTGTCTTGCTTTAGAACCCTTGGCACCGTTCAGATTCGTTATTGTTTCCTTTAAAACTACAGCTTGTTCCCGTAACTTATTGAGGCTATCGTGAGTAGCATGCATTAAAAATGCGTCTGAAAGTATTTCCGATTCATAATGCCCATCATAATAACTTTCAATGTATAGTGTTGCGCAGTGAGTTTGCCCCTTTGCGGCGTGTATAGTTGAAACTTTAAATGGTTCAATGACGGGTTGATTGCCTACAACAACATTTTGGGTTATTGTTTTTTGACTGCAAAATTGTTTTCCGGTACAGGAAATCGGTTTGCTCCATATGTTCACAAAATGATCTGCGTAGGCAATTACCTCAGTGTGAACGCTTTCTATTTCGTCCATAAGGACTTTTATTGACCAGTTATAGATATGTAGTTTTAGTTCCGTTAAATTTTCAGTACCATTTTTCAGGTCATATTCGTTTATAAATTGGAGCATACTTCTTTTAGTGAAAAATCTGCCACCCGTATTATAAAGATTTTCTATCCTAAGTAATTTAACTAGGCCATTCAAGATGTTTTTCCGGAAAGACTCCAGCGTATTTTTATTTTTATCACAATGCTCTAAATAAGCATAGTAATTTTCATAGTCTGGCTTTTGGCTCTTAATAGTTTTATTATAGTTGCCGTAAAAATCGATCAGCCTTAATTTTTCAATATTCTGAGCATCTATTAAATTTTTCCAATCAGCGTTCCAGGCTATAACACAAATCGGATATTTCAGATAATCAGGAAGCAGATTTTGAATTTTATATTTTTCAACTATATCTACATAAAAAGGGATAAGCTCCCCTGTTGAATCATCATCAAATACTAATAAATGTGCTTTAAGCGGGCATTCTTTTAAACCTACTATTTTTTGGTCATCATCTTGCTCTATTGCAAACTGATTAACGATTTCGCCTATTAGCCTACTTAATCTTTGACTGCCTTGCAATGGCAATTTGGGGATTCTATTAACCCATATTGTTGACTCATTAACAGCATGATAAATAGCTTGATTTTTGTCGCCAATACGTTGGTAGATGCATCTATCGGCGGCATCGAAATGAAAAATTGTTTCTAATAATTCATATTGCCTATTATCCATATCCTGCATTTCATCAACAAATACAAATGCAAATCTCTCTTGGACATAAATTTTCGAGTTAGGGATTTTTGAAATAAAGTACTTTGCTAAACAATAAGCGTAATCAAATGAGATAATGCCACATTGTAAAACTTCGAGTATAATCTTTTTAAGTCCAATAAATTTAAGGTTATCGGGCGTTTTTAAAACCACTTCTAAAGTCTTAAATGATTTGATTGTATCATCGTTAAAATCATAATAAAGCGATTTTACTTCAGCGTCAATCAATCCATTCACAACCTCTTTTTTAAACTTCCCTTCTTTCGCGGCTTCCGCTGTAGCCCTTGTTATAAATCGTGAATAAAACCATTTTGTTGGCTCACCGTACTCTTCCAGCCAGGCGATCTGATGAAATTTTTTTAATAAGGTTTCTTCATATTTATCTTTATCAATCCACGAAAATCTTGATTTTAACAAATTGTGCCCACATGGCAAAGCCAGGAATGTATCTACAAAACTTTGAATAGTACCCACAAAATTTGGATAGGAAAATAGCTTCGGGCAATATTTATGTATTTTCTCTTTTATTTCGTCTACAGCTGAATTGGTATGAGATAAAACTAAAATCCCCCGACCATTTTTGAATGGTAGTTTCTGTTCAATTATTAAAAGCTTAGCAAGTAAAGCTGTTGTTTTCCCACTACCTGGAACCGCCTGCAAATCTAAAGTGGCTAAATTTTTGATGAATTCTTTTCGCTCATGGTCAAAACGACAACCTAACGGAAGTAATATGCTTTCTGCATATTGAATGTCAGCATCGGTAATTTCAAATTCCAGCTGCATATTTGATAGCATTTAAAATATAACTAATCGTATCACTATCATCTGTGGCATCAATAAAAACATTGTTGGATATATCCTTATCAATTGAAAGCGCAAGGTTATAAGCAATTTCTGTTTTATGTAATACTTTATTGATTAAACTTTTACCCAAATTATATTCAAAATCATCTTTCCACTCTTGTCCGGAATGGATTTTCGTTGTTTCTGCAATAAAGGATTTTGTTAACGAGGTTGATTTAAATAAGCTGTATTCTAAGGTCCATATTTTTGCAGGAAAGTATTTTACATTTGCAACAGAAAGTCTTTCTATATCCTTGATTTTATTAGCAGTATCCTTTTTAAATTGATCTTCCTCGACTTTATAATACTCATATTTCCCATCGGGCTTTTTATTCCTTGAATAAGCTCTTACATCAGGGTCAGTAACAATCGCTATCGGCATTTCCATCGCGGAACCAGTTTTGCGTAAAAAAATTTTGGAATATCTGTCTAGTGCAAGATTCCCGACATTCACTATGGAGATGCCAGCTTCAGTTAAATTTACTCCAATACTTTTAGCGATGCTTGGTATAAGTATTTCTTCCGCCCACCCCTCTACTAAAATTATGCCTTTAGCAAAAAAAAGATTAGCCTTTGTTGTATCCAAAAACTTTTCCAAAAATTTGTAGTCGTCTTTTTCAAGTCGGGTATAATCATCCCCCATAGGATAGGCTTTGCCTTGCTGACAAATTATCAAATTCTCAATCTTCAACTTAGAGGCTAAGTTTGGACTATGTGTAGTTAAGATCAGTTGAATTTTATCTTGACTTTGCAATGCCTCAATAACTTGCATTTGTGCCTGAGGGTGAAGGTGCGCTTCCAATTCTTCAATTAGCCCTAACCGAATACCCGACCATTCCTTTTTATTCAAATGCAATAGCTCGGCGGCCATAAAAAGCCTGTTAAGCGTACCAAGCCCTGGATGTTGTTCATTAATGAGCGAAAGCGATAACTTTTCAAGTATTGCTTTAATATCATTTGGGCTGGCATTAAAATGAGATTCATGTTTTTTTCCATGAAATTGTTTAACATGTATATCAATACTATCCTTAATTCGCTTACCATCTTGAGGCAGGTGCTTTTTCTCAGTTATGCCATCTTCCTCTTTAGTCACTATTTCAAAAGTGCCCTTAAAATAATCAGTTAGGTTCTTATTCAAGACCTGAAATAATTTTACAAGGTCATGGGATTTTTCTTTTCCTTTAAAGGTAGCATCACCTAAAAGGATTTGGGACAATCTTGAATTTCTTTTAGCGATAAGTTCGTTTTCGGCATCCCTGAGCGGTTTTAAATAAGTCGCTTTCAAATATTCTCGTGCCTCAGCAGTAAGAATATAACAGTCCTCATCTACTCCAGCCTTAACATCGGCCGGAAGTATTTTTTGTCCATCTTTCCGAACATCAAAAATCACCCTTAAATAGGTTACTATTTTACTATCTATAGTTTCATAGCCGAGCCATTCTGTAAAATTCTTTGCTTCCTCAGGCTCAAATCCGGTAAAAACCAATTCTATTCTAAACCTATTGGTATTGTCGAAAAAATCACTGTTTTCAACTTTTATATACTCATAGCTATGTGTCTTTAGAACGAGTTTAATGGCATCTATTATAGCAGTTTTTCCGGAATCGTTTTCACCAATGATAACATTCAATCCCGTCGAAAAGTCCAGGGATAAGTTTGGCTGTTTAGACGCATCCAATTCCACGGGTGTACCGAATTTTCTAAAATTCCAAAGCTTAAGGTTTGATAAGTGCATCTAATTAGGTTGTGAAATGCCTAAAGAATCTTTGTTCTCCAGTCATATAATATAATTGTTTATAAACTTAAATATTTTTCCCAATATCGAAGATACCAGGGTTCATATTTATAAAGCAATTACAATGCATACAATATGTCGAATTT
It encodes the following:
- a CDS encoding ATP-dependent endonuclease produces the protein MHLSNLKLWNFRKFGTPVELDASKQPNLSLDFSTGLNVIIGENDSGKTAIIDAIKLVLKTHSYEYIKVENSDFFDNTNRFRIELVFTGFEPEEAKNFTEWLGYETIDSKIVTYLRVIFDVRKDGQKILPADVKAGVDEDCYILTAEAREYLKATYLKPLRDAENELIAKRNSRLSQILLGDATFKGKEKSHDLVKLFQVLNKNLTDYFKGTFEIVTKEEDGITEKKHLPQDGKRIKDSIDIHVKQFHGKKHESHFNASPNDIKAILEKLSLSLINEQHPGLGTLNRLFMAAELLHLNKKEWSGIRLGLIEELEAHLHPQAQMQVIEALQSQDKIQLILTTHSPNLASKLKIENLIICQQGKAYPMGDDYTRLEKDDYKFLEKFLDTTKANLFFAKGIILVEGWAEEILIPSIAKSIGVNLTEAGISIVNVGNLALDRYSKIFLRKTGSAMEMPIAIVTDPDVRAYSRNKKPDGKYEYYKVEEDQFKKDTANKIKDIERLSVANVKYFPAKIWTLEYSLFKSTSLTKSFIAETTKIHSGQEWKDDFEYNLGKSLINKVLHKTEIAYNLALSIDKDISNNVFIDATDDSDTISYILNAIKYAAGI